A single region of the Streptomyces sp. NBC_00236 genome encodes:
- the meaB gene encoding methylmalonyl Co-A mutase-associated GTPase MeaB — MKVDVPTLVEQAREGRPRAVARLISLVEGASPQLREVMAALAPLAGNACVVGLTGSPGVGKSTSTSALVSAYRRQGKRVAVLAVDPSSPFSGGALLGDRIRMADHASDPGVYIRSMATRGHLGGLAWSAPQAIRVLDAAGFDMILVETVGVGQSEVEIASQADTSVVLLAPGMGDGIQAAKAGILEIGDVYVVNKADRDGADATARELNHMLGLGESRGPGDWRPPIVKTVAARGEGIDEVVEALEKHRAWMEEHGVLAERRTARAAREVETIAVTRLRERIGDLHGDRRLDALAARIVAGRLDPYAAADELVAGLTGEA, encoded by the coding sequence GTGAAGGTGGACGTCCCCACCCTGGTCGAGCAGGCCCGTGAGGGCAGGCCACGGGCCGTGGCCCGGCTCATCTCCCTGGTGGAGGGGGCGTCGCCGCAACTGCGCGAGGTGATGGCGGCGCTGGCACCCCTGGCAGGGAACGCCTGCGTCGTCGGCCTGACCGGATCCCCGGGTGTCGGCAAGTCGACATCGACATCGGCGCTCGTCTCCGCCTACCGGCGGCAGGGCAAGCGGGTCGCCGTGCTCGCCGTCGACCCGTCGTCCCCGTTCTCCGGCGGCGCGCTCCTCGGGGACCGGATCCGGATGGCGGACCACGCCTCGGACCCGGGCGTCTACATCCGTTCCATGGCCACGCGCGGTCACCTGGGCGGTCTCGCCTGGTCGGCCCCGCAGGCCATCCGGGTGCTGGACGCGGCGGGCTTCGACATGATCCTGGTGGAGACGGTCGGCGTCGGCCAGTCGGAGGTGGAGATCGCCTCCCAGGCCGACACCTCCGTCGTCCTCCTCGCCCCGGGCATGGGCGACGGCATCCAGGCGGCGAAGGCCGGGATCCTGGAGATCGGCGACGTGTACGTGGTGAACAAGGCCGACCGGGACGGCGCCGACGCCACGGCCCGCGAGCTCAACCACATGCTGGGTCTCGGGGAGTCCCGCGGTCCCGGCGACTGGCGCCCGCCGATCGTGAAGACGGTCGCCGCCCGGGGCGAGGGCATCGACGAGGTCGTCGAGGCACTGGAGAAGCACCGGGCGTGGATGGAGGAGCACGGGGTCCTGGCCGAGCGGCGCACCGCCCGGGCCGCCCGCGAGGTCGAGACGATCGCCGTCACCCGGCTCCGCGAGCGCATCGGGGACCTGCACGGCGACCGCCGCCTGGACGCCCTCGCCGCACGCATCGTGGCAGGCCGCCTCGATCCGTACGCGGCGGCGGACGAACTGGTGGCGGGACTCACCGGGGAGGCCTGA
- a CDS encoding PepSY domain-containing protein, giving the protein MKRKIVIAAVTAAVLVGGGTATAVALADDHDSRDAGSGVAARVTAGDAASSAVRAVPGTVTEAELDDEDGALVWELDVYGSDRVWHDVTVDAGNGKVLGKHTDDDNDDRDRHAPRSAPVTLDAAVAAALKASPGTVTSVELDGHGGKAVRWEVDVRGKDGRAHELNVDAKSGAVTVDRSDGDHGDDRGDDD; this is encoded by the coding sequence ATGAAGCGAAAGATCGTCATCGCCGCCGTCACCGCGGCCGTACTCGTCGGCGGCGGGACCGCGACGGCCGTGGCCCTCGCGGACGACCACGACAGCCGTGACGCCGGCAGTGGCGTCGCCGCCCGTGTCACCGCCGGCGACGCGGCCTCGTCCGCCGTCCGGGCCGTCCCGGGCACGGTGACCGAGGCGGAGCTCGACGACGAGGACGGCGCCCTGGTCTGGGAGCTGGACGTGTACGGCTCCGACCGGGTCTGGCACGACGTGACAGTGGACGCGGGCAACGGCAAGGTGCTCGGGAAGCACACGGACGACGACAACGACGACCGCGACCGGCACGCGCCGCGGTCGGCCCCCGTCACGCTCGACGCGGCGGTCGCCGCCGCGCTCAAGGCGTCCCCGGGCACGGTGACCTCGGTCGAGCTGGACGGTCACGGCGGCAAGGCGGTGCGCTGGGAGGTCGATGTCCGGGGCAAGGACGGCAGGGCGCACGAGCTGAACGTGGACGCGAAGTCGGGTGCGGTCACGGTGGACCGGTCCGACGGCGACCACGGGGACGACCGGGGCGACGACGACTGA